From the Planctomycetota bacterium genome, one window contains:
- a CDS encoding sigma-70 family RNA polymerase sigma factor, protein MRAREETARLLLAHRRTLHAYLYALVRDAHLAEDLFQEVSLILLRRLDEEGPPGNFWAFAREVARREALAALRRTARAPRPLSPEALQALDRGFEETGTLQDPARLEALRRCVQALPRLWQSIVEHRYWKNRPVPQVAAALLKSENTVAVTLHRIRLRLAECVRARLRGTEHGPAGA, encoded by the coding sequence ATGCGCGCCCGCGAAGAAACCGCCCGGCTTCTTTTGGCTCATCGCCGAACCCTCCACGCCTATCTCTACGCCCTCGTCCGGGACGCCCACCTGGCGGAGGACCTTTTCCAGGAAGTCTCGCTCATCCTTCTGCGCCGCCTGGACGAGGAGGGCCCCCCGGGCAACTTCTGGGCTTTCGCCCGCGAAGTGGCGCGCCGCGAGGCCCTGGCCGCGCTGCGACGAACCGCCCGCGCCCCCCGCCCCCTCTCTCCCGAGGCCCTCCAGGCGCTCGACCGCGGATTCGAAGAGACCGGGACCCTTCAGGACCCCGCGCGGCTCGAGGCCCTCCGGCGCTGCGTCCAGGCCCTCCCCCGTCTTTGGCAAAGCATCGTCGAACACCGCTACTGGAAGAACCGGCCCGTGCCTCAGGTGGCGGCCGCGCTCCTCAAGAGCGAAAACACCGTCGCCGTCACCCTTCACCGCATCCGGCTGAGGCTGGCCGAATGCGTCCGCGCCCGCCTGAGAGGAACGGAACATGGACCCGCGGGAGCGTGA
- a CDS encoding FecR domain-containing protein, which produces MDPREREILLLRYLDGSLRDEEHEALEALLRNDPEAARLLAELAFQETLLRELGRGARRTRTRTRRRAVRPRAVPLLAAGASLAAAGLILAALHGLRRENEPSRPAAPSSAARPVDLPEQPPIPEPPPPGPSEPKPLPPPPPAPEPPRVEPSPPPPPTPRAEPVPPTPAPPPAPAPPPPAAPSRSAPPVIVLSQIRGTLLDRTPRAEGTLELAPGAELATGPRRGASFSVPGGWTFWMERSSRIRLARAESDGIELSLETGVVFLESAADRPVPPVRLRSGRGAVEAASAAFQAEDDGRRLQVAVLSGLVRLDAARGRTDLRAGQRASVRAGDRPSAPSPVDVAALSAWRRRPSLSPAPPAGPAFEHERGSNPRAAGLVLAVPYADGEADAARVARATAETLDAALVLAYGYRRAGADRWFHLDRGLEADVTPDGVASGERATEAARAALAEYLAQGRAAAGLRPRDPVPLWVQFRTHYLRDARGPLDVGEVALAGWNRPAALRLKAFWARLLERHRPARALPLQFQGVDETYEWNGARRTFFHDERDARDEGYMAPKNARAAITFFLPAEFGRDPAEAAAYGRIFAEFLEFALSQRR; this is translated from the coding sequence ATGGACCCGCGGGAGCGTGAAATCCTGCTTCTGCGCTACCTCGACGGCTCGCTCCGGGACGAGGAGCACGAGGCCCTCGAAGCGCTGCTCCGGAACGATCCGGAGGCGGCCCGCCTCCTCGCCGAACTCGCCTTCCAGGAAACGCTGCTTCGGGAACTCGGCCGAGGAGCGCGACGGACAAGGACACGAACCCGCCGGCGCGCCGTTCGACCCCGCGCCGTTCCTCTCCTCGCCGCCGGAGCGTCCCTCGCCGCCGCGGGCCTCATCCTGGCCGCGCTCCACGGACTCCGGCGTGAAAACGAGCCGTCCCGCCCCGCGGCCCCCTCCTCCGCCGCCCGGCCGGTCGATCTTCCGGAACAGCCGCCGATCCCCGAACCTCCGCCGCCCGGCCCCTCCGAGCCGAAGCCCCTCCCCCCTCCTCCTCCGGCGCCCGAGCCGCCGCGCGTCGAGCCCTCCCCGCCGCCTCCTCCCACGCCGCGCGCGGAGCCTGTTCCTCCGACTCCCGCTCCACCGCCGGCGCCGGCGCCGCCGCCCCCCGCCGCCCCCTCCCGGAGCGCTCCACCGGTCATCGTCCTTTCTCAGATCCGAGGCACGCTCCTCGACCGAACGCCCCGGGCGGAGGGAACGCTCGAGCTTGCTCCCGGCGCCGAGCTCGCCACGGGGCCCCGCCGCGGGGCGTCGTTCTCGGTTCCGGGCGGATGGACGTTCTGGATGGAGCGCTCCAGCCGGATCCGCCTGGCCCGCGCGGAGTCGGACGGAATCGAGCTTTCTCTCGAAACCGGCGTCGTCTTCCTGGAGTCCGCGGCCGACCGGCCGGTTCCCCCCGTGCGCCTTCGCTCCGGCCGCGGCGCCGTCGAAGCCGCGTCCGCGGCCTTTCAGGCGGAAGACGACGGACGCCGCCTCCAGGTGGCGGTCCTTTCCGGCCTCGTCCGCCTGGACGCGGCCCGCGGCCGGACGGATCTCCGGGCGGGCCAGCGTGCTTCGGTCCGCGCGGGCGATCGGCCTTCGGCCCCCTCGCCCGTCGACGTCGCGGCCCTTTCCGCATGGCGCCGCCGGCCGTCGCTTTCCCCCGCCCCGCCCGCCGGGCCCGCCTTCGAGCACGAGCGCGGGAGCAACCCCCGCGCCGCGGGGCTCGTCCTCGCCGTCCCGTACGCCGACGGCGAAGCCGACGCCGCCCGCGTGGCCCGGGCCACGGCGGAGACCCTCGACGCCGCGCTCGTCCTGGCTTATGGCTATCGCCGCGCCGGAGCGGACCGCTGGTTCCACCTCGACCGCGGCCTGGAAGCGGACGTGACCCCCGACGGCGTGGCTTCCGGCGAGCGGGCCACGGAGGCGGCGCGCGCGGCGCTGGCGGAGTACCTGGCTCAGGGACGCGCGGCCGCCGGACTCCGGCCGCGCGACCCCGTTCCGCTCTGGGTCCAGTTCCGAACCCACTACCTGCGGGACGCCCGAGGACCCCTCGATGTCGGCGAGGTCGCGCTTGCCGGATGGAACCGCCCGGCCGCGCTGCGGCTGAAGGCCTTCTGGGCGCGCCTCCTGGAGCGCCACCGCCCGGCCCGGGCGCTCCCGCTCCAATTCCAGGGCGTGGACGAGACCTACGAGTGGAACGGCGCGCGGCGGACGTTCTTTCACGACGAACGCGACGCCCGCGATGAGGGCTACATGGCCCCGAAGAACGCCCGCGCGGCCATCACGTTCTTCCTGCCGGCCGAGTTCGGGCGCGACCCCGCCGAGGCCGCGGCGTACGGCCGGATCTTCGCGGAGTTCCTCGAGTTCGCCCTTTCGCAGCGACGCTGA